From the genome of Phycodurus eques isolate BA_2022a chromosome 22, UOR_Pequ_1.1, whole genome shotgun sequence, one region includes:
- the mdm1 gene encoding nuclear protein MDM1 isoform X4: MHAGLIENSKLLVGVLVSVKACLSLHCMCCVIGWRPFEGLTRRNRHQHVCDLSGGEAERKMSDSERTYGRCRRVSPQRGSSLPGRSSHRDAHGREELSRRGRRSGLARSTAPHAAHKNQDHKRPEFPARSEPPAGPRREAPKPEPGSGKSLVEKAEELPRNNVDERSPPVTAQQMLRPCSSGASLLRMHPVTMETQMHPIAMETEYRCSFQGRSPPRGPRLRKHLERRQRVPLFHTRTVHAHSLKMREESDNMPHPQHAGPTHQRKATPPPQVHRRHRKLTEYEASFPCPPCGAAGETPQVALLRQKASWYRCRAWGTNFSRQHLSQLTSQHNFLWEPSTDAPSPRPTSDPRLTPDLRRPPYVEALDLASCSTSPSGPANPARGGPVAPSTCCKTIWAAEGQEYEEDEDGVERSPTPEMVSRPLHRTHLDVTTPATAGGAILVGRSSSEEAFQPRPPPPALFCCEVSTNPVQAEPGGPATDARHPRTAETC; the protein is encoded by the exons atgcatgctgggttaattgagaactctaaattgcttgtaggtGTGCTTGTGAGTGTGAAGGCTTGTTTGTCTCTACACTGTATGTgctgtgtgattggctggcgaccatttgaGGGTTTAACCCGCCgaaataggcaccagcacgtCTGCGACCTATCAGGAGGAGAAGCAGAACGGAAAATG AGTGACAGCGAGCGGACTTACGGACGTTGTCGGAGGGTGTCTCCGCAGCGAGGCTCCTCATTGCCTGGTCGCAGCTCTCACCGCGACG CTCACGGCCGAGAAGAGCTCTCTCGTCGTGGGAGGAGATCCGGTCTGGCTCGCAGCACAGCCCCCCATGCAG CTCACAAGAACCAGGACCACAAACGTCCAGAGTTTCCTGCCAGATCAGAACCTCCTGCTGGACCAAGACGTGAAGCACCAAAACCAGAACCGGGAAGTGGAAAGTCACTCGTTGAGAAAGCAGAGGAGTTGCCGAGGAACAACGTGGACGAGCGTTCTCCTCCGGTGACAGCGCAACAG ATGCTCCGCCCCTGCAGCAGCGGGGCCTCTCTGTTGAGAATGCACCCTGTCACCATGGAAACGCAGATGCATCCCATTGCGATGGAAACTGAGTACCGCTGCAGCTTCCAGGGTCGGTCTCCGCCTCGCGGGCCCCGCCTGCGGAAGCATTTGGAGCGTCGCCAGAGAGTTCCGCTCTTCCACACTCGCACTGTACACGCACAT aGTCTGAAGATGAGGGAGGAGTCTGACAATATGCCCCACCCACAACATGCTGGACCCACCCACCAGAGGAAAGCCACGCCCCCTCCGCAGGTTCATCGACgacacag gaaGCTGACTGAATATGAAGCCAGCTTTCCTTGTCCCCCGTGTGGAGCGGCGGGCGAAACCCCTCAG gTGGCGCTGTTGAGACAGAAGGCATCGTGGTACCGCTGCCGGGCCTGGGGGACCAACTTCTCCAGACAGCACCTGAGCCAGCTCACCTCCCAGCACAATTTCCTTTGGGAGCCCAGCACTGATGCTCCCAGCCCCCGACCCACCTCGGATCCCAGACTCACCCCGGACCTCCGCAGACCTCCCTACGTGGAGGCTCTGGACCTCGCCAG ctgctccacttccccGTCTGGACCAGCAAACCCTGCCCGTGGCGGGCCAGTGGCGCCGTCCACATGTTGCAAGACGATCTGGGCGGCAGAAGGACAAGAGTACGAGGAAGACGAGGATGGGGTGGAACGCTCGCCCACTCCTGAGATGGTCAGCAGACCGCTTCACAGAACACATTTGGATGTCACCACACCTGCCACTG CAGGGGGTGCCATCCTGGTGGGCAGGTCCAGTTCAGAAGAAGCTTTTCAG CCCCGCCCTCCTCCACCGGCCCTCTTCTGCTGCGAAGTGTCGACCAATCCTGTCCAGGCTGAGCCCGGCGGCCCCGCCACCGATGCACGTCATCCGAGGACGGCTGAGACATGCTGA
- the mdm1 gene encoding nuclear protein MDM1 isoform X3, producing the protein MTVTSDSERTYGRCRRVSPQRGSSLPGRSSHRDAHGREELSRRGRRSGLARSTAPHAAHKNQDHKRPEFPARSEPPAGPRREAPKPEPGSGKSLVEKAEELPRNNVDERSPPVTAQQMLRPCSSGASLLRMHPVTMETQMHPIAMETEYRCSFQGRSPPRGPRLRKHLERRQRVPLFHTRTVHAHSLKMREESDNMPHPQHAGPTHQRKATPPPQVHRRHRKLTEYEASFPCPPCGAAGETPQVALLRQKASWYRCRAWGTNFSRQHLSQLTSQHNFLWEPSTDAPSPRPTSDPRLTPDLRRPPYVEALDLASCSTSPSGPANPARGGPVAPSTCCKTIWAAEGQEYEEDEDGVERSPTPEMVSRPLHRTHLDVTTPATAGGAILVGRSSSEEAFQRRGASVSTAMDKANAGLMPKGVLCPCSPALLHRPSSAAKCRPILSRLSPAAPPPMHVIRGRLRHAEFQHNGELGLRFHSHQGFGSNFHPDEDERLRVMSSRSAAACSAAVAMLERAQTRGREFWGKS; encoded by the exons AGTGACAGCGAGCGGACTTACGGACGTTGTCGGAGGGTGTCTCCGCAGCGAGGCTCCTCATTGCCTGGTCGCAGCTCTCACCGCGACG CTCACGGCCGAGAAGAGCTCTCTCGTCGTGGGAGGAGATCCGGTCTGGCTCGCAGCACAGCCCCCCATGCAG CTCACAAGAACCAGGACCACAAACGTCCAGAGTTTCCTGCCAGATCAGAACCTCCTGCTGGACCAAGACGTGAAGCACCAAAACCAGAACCGGGAAGTGGAAAGTCACTCGTTGAGAAAGCAGAGGAGTTGCCGAGGAACAACGTGGACGAGCGTTCTCCTCCGGTGACAGCGCAACAG ATGCTCCGCCCCTGCAGCAGCGGGGCCTCTCTGTTGAGAATGCACCCTGTCACCATGGAAACGCAGATGCATCCCATTGCGATGGAAACTGAGTACCGCTGCAGCTTCCAGGGTCGGTCTCCGCCTCGCGGGCCCCGCCTGCGGAAGCATTTGGAGCGTCGCCAGAGAGTTCCGCTCTTCCACACTCGCACTGTACACGCACAT aGTCTGAAGATGAGGGAGGAGTCTGACAATATGCCCCACCCACAACATGCTGGACCCACCCACCAGAGGAAAGCCACGCCCCCTCCGCAGGTTCATCGACgacacag gaaGCTGACTGAATATGAAGCCAGCTTTCCTTGTCCCCCGTGTGGAGCGGCGGGCGAAACCCCTCAG gTGGCGCTGTTGAGACAGAAGGCATCGTGGTACCGCTGCCGGGCCTGGGGGACCAACTTCTCCAGACAGCACCTGAGCCAGCTCACCTCCCAGCACAATTTCCTTTGGGAGCCCAGCACTGATGCTCCCAGCCCCCGACCCACCTCGGATCCCAGACTCACCCCGGACCTCCGCAGACCTCCCTACGTGGAGGCTCTGGACCTCGCCAG ctgctccacttccccGTCTGGACCAGCAAACCCTGCCCGTGGCGGGCCAGTGGCGCCGTCCACATGTTGCAAGACGATCTGGGCGGCAGAAGGACAAGAGTACGAGGAAGACGAGGATGGGGTGGAACGCTCGCCCACTCCTGAGATGGTCAGCAGACCGCTTCACAGAACACATTTGGATGTCACCACACCTGCCACTG CAGGGGGTGCCATCCTGGTGGGCAGGTCCAGTTCAGAAGAAGCTTTTCAG AGGCGTGGCGCTAGTGTTTCCACAGCAATGGACAAAGCGAACGCCGGGCTTATGCCAAAGGGGGTGTTGTGTCCTTGTAGCCCCGCCCTCCTCCACCGGCCCTCTTCTGCTGCGAAGTGTCGACCAATCCTGTCCAGGCTGAGCCCGGCGGCCCCGCCACCGATGCACGTCATCCGAGGACGGCTGAGACATGCTGAGTTCCAACACAACG GTGAGCTTGGTCTGAGGTTCCACTCGCACCAAGGTTTCGGAAGCAACTTTCATCCTGACGAAG ACGAGCGTCTGCGGGTGATGTCGAGCCGCTCGGCGGCGGCGTGTTCGGCGGCGGTGGCCATGCTGGAGCGCGCGCAGACGAGGGGTCGGGAATTCTGGGGGAAGAGCTGA
- the mdm1 gene encoding nuclear protein MDM1 isoform X2 codes for MHAGLIENSKLLVGVLVSVKACLSLHCMCCVIGWRPFEGLTRRNRHQHVCDLSGGEAERKMSDSERTYGRCRRVSPQRGSSLPGRSSHRDAHGREELSRRGRRSGLARSTAPHAAHKNQDHKRPEFPARSEPPAGPRREAPKPEPGSGKSLVEKAEELPRNNVDERSPPVTAQQMLRPCSSGASLLRMHPVTMETQMHPIAMETEYRCSFQGRSPPRGPRLRKHLERRQRVPLFHTRTSLKMREESDNMPHPQHAGPTHQRKATPPPQVHRRHRKLTEYEASFPCPPCGAAGETPQVALLRQKASWYRCRAWGTNFSRQHLSQLTSQHNFLWEPSTDAPSPRPTSDPRLTPDLRRPPYVEALDLASCSTSPSGPANPARGGPVAPSTCCKTIWAAEGQEYEEDEDGVERSPTPEMVSRPLHRTHLDVTTPATAGGAILVGRSSSEEAFQRRGASVSTAMDKANAGLMPKGVLCPCSPALLHRPSSAAKCRPILSRLSPAAPPPMHVIRGRLRHAEFQHNGELGLRFHSHQGFGSNFHPDEDERLRVMSSRSAAACSAAVAMLERAQTRGREFWGKS; via the exons atgcatgctgggttaattgagaactctaaattgcttgtaggtGTGCTTGTGAGTGTGAAGGCTTGTTTGTCTCTACACTGTATGTgctgtgtgattggctggcgaccatttgaGGGTTTAACCCGCCgaaataggcaccagcacgtCTGCGACCTATCAGGAGGAGAAGCAGAACGGAAAATG AGTGACAGCGAGCGGACTTACGGACGTTGTCGGAGGGTGTCTCCGCAGCGAGGCTCCTCATTGCCTGGTCGCAGCTCTCACCGCGACG CTCACGGCCGAGAAGAGCTCTCTCGTCGTGGGAGGAGATCCGGTCTGGCTCGCAGCACAGCCCCCCATGCAG CTCACAAGAACCAGGACCACAAACGTCCAGAGTTTCCTGCCAGATCAGAACCTCCTGCTGGACCAAGACGTGAAGCACCAAAACCAGAACCGGGAAGTGGAAAGTCACTCGTTGAGAAAGCAGAGGAGTTGCCGAGGAACAACGTGGACGAGCGTTCTCCTCCGGTGACAGCGCAACAG ATGCTCCGCCCCTGCAGCAGCGGGGCCTCTCTGTTGAGAATGCACCCTGTCACCATGGAAACGCAGATGCATCCCATTGCGATGGAAACTGAGTACCGCTGCAGCTTCCAGGGTCGGTCTCCGCCTCGCGGGCCCCGCCTGCGGAAGCATTTGGAGCGTCGCCAGAGAGTTCCGCTCTTCCACACTCGCACT aGTCTGAAGATGAGGGAGGAGTCTGACAATATGCCCCACCCACAACATGCTGGACCCACCCACCAGAGGAAAGCCACGCCCCCTCCGCAGGTTCATCGACgacacag gaaGCTGACTGAATATGAAGCCAGCTTTCCTTGTCCCCCGTGTGGAGCGGCGGGCGAAACCCCTCAG gTGGCGCTGTTGAGACAGAAGGCATCGTGGTACCGCTGCCGGGCCTGGGGGACCAACTTCTCCAGACAGCACCTGAGCCAGCTCACCTCCCAGCACAATTTCCTTTGGGAGCCCAGCACTGATGCTCCCAGCCCCCGACCCACCTCGGATCCCAGACTCACCCCGGACCTCCGCAGACCTCCCTACGTGGAGGCTCTGGACCTCGCCAG ctgctccacttccccGTCTGGACCAGCAAACCCTGCCCGTGGCGGGCCAGTGGCGCCGTCCACATGTTGCAAGACGATCTGGGCGGCAGAAGGACAAGAGTACGAGGAAGACGAGGATGGGGTGGAACGCTCGCCCACTCCTGAGATGGTCAGCAGACCGCTTCACAGAACACATTTGGATGTCACCACACCTGCCACTG CAGGGGGTGCCATCCTGGTGGGCAGGTCCAGTTCAGAAGAAGCTTTTCAG AGGCGTGGCGCTAGTGTTTCCACAGCAATGGACAAAGCGAACGCCGGGCTTATGCCAAAGGGGGTGTTGTGTCCTTGTAGCCCCGCCCTCCTCCACCGGCCCTCTTCTGCTGCGAAGTGTCGACCAATCCTGTCCAGGCTGAGCCCGGCGGCCCCGCCACCGATGCACGTCATCCGAGGACGGCTGAGACATGCTGAGTTCCAACACAACG GTGAGCTTGGTCTGAGGTTCCACTCGCACCAAGGTTTCGGAAGCAACTTTCATCCTGACGAAG ACGAGCGTCTGCGGGTGATGTCGAGCCGCTCGGCGGCGGCGTGTTCGGCGGCGGTGGCCATGCTGGAGCGCGCGCAGACGAGGGGTCGGGAATTCTGGGGGAAGAGCTGA
- the mdm1 gene encoding nuclear protein MDM1 isoform X1 — protein MHAGLIENSKLLVGVLVSVKACLSLHCMCCVIGWRPFEGLTRRNRHQHVCDLSGGEAERKMSDSERTYGRCRRVSPQRGSSLPGRSSHRDAHGREELSRRGRRSGLARSTAPHAAHKNQDHKRPEFPARSEPPAGPRREAPKPEPGSGKSLVEKAEELPRNNVDERSPPVTAQQMLRPCSSGASLLRMHPVTMETQMHPIAMETEYRCSFQGRSPPRGPRLRKHLERRQRVPLFHTRTVHAHSLKMREESDNMPHPQHAGPTHQRKATPPPQVHRRHRKLTEYEASFPCPPCGAAGETPQVALLRQKASWYRCRAWGTNFSRQHLSQLTSQHNFLWEPSTDAPSPRPTSDPRLTPDLRRPPYVEALDLASCSTSPSGPANPARGGPVAPSTCCKTIWAAEGQEYEEDEDGVERSPTPEMVSRPLHRTHLDVTTPATAGGAILVGRSSSEEAFQRRGASVSTAMDKANAGLMPKGVLCPCSPALLHRPSSAAKCRPILSRLSPAAPPPMHVIRGRLRHAEFQHNGELGLRFHSHQGFGSNFHPDEDERLRVMSSRSAAACSAAVAMLERAQTRGREFWGKS, from the exons atgcatgctgggttaattgagaactctaaattgcttgtaggtGTGCTTGTGAGTGTGAAGGCTTGTTTGTCTCTACACTGTATGTgctgtgtgattggctggcgaccatttgaGGGTTTAACCCGCCgaaataggcaccagcacgtCTGCGACCTATCAGGAGGAGAAGCAGAACGGAAAATG AGTGACAGCGAGCGGACTTACGGACGTTGTCGGAGGGTGTCTCCGCAGCGAGGCTCCTCATTGCCTGGTCGCAGCTCTCACCGCGACG CTCACGGCCGAGAAGAGCTCTCTCGTCGTGGGAGGAGATCCGGTCTGGCTCGCAGCACAGCCCCCCATGCAG CTCACAAGAACCAGGACCACAAACGTCCAGAGTTTCCTGCCAGATCAGAACCTCCTGCTGGACCAAGACGTGAAGCACCAAAACCAGAACCGGGAAGTGGAAAGTCACTCGTTGAGAAAGCAGAGGAGTTGCCGAGGAACAACGTGGACGAGCGTTCTCCTCCGGTGACAGCGCAACAG ATGCTCCGCCCCTGCAGCAGCGGGGCCTCTCTGTTGAGAATGCACCCTGTCACCATGGAAACGCAGATGCATCCCATTGCGATGGAAACTGAGTACCGCTGCAGCTTCCAGGGTCGGTCTCCGCCTCGCGGGCCCCGCCTGCGGAAGCATTTGGAGCGTCGCCAGAGAGTTCCGCTCTTCCACACTCGCACTGTACACGCACAT aGTCTGAAGATGAGGGAGGAGTCTGACAATATGCCCCACCCACAACATGCTGGACCCACCCACCAGAGGAAAGCCACGCCCCCTCCGCAGGTTCATCGACgacacag gaaGCTGACTGAATATGAAGCCAGCTTTCCTTGTCCCCCGTGTGGAGCGGCGGGCGAAACCCCTCAG gTGGCGCTGTTGAGACAGAAGGCATCGTGGTACCGCTGCCGGGCCTGGGGGACCAACTTCTCCAGACAGCACCTGAGCCAGCTCACCTCCCAGCACAATTTCCTTTGGGAGCCCAGCACTGATGCTCCCAGCCCCCGACCCACCTCGGATCCCAGACTCACCCCGGACCTCCGCAGACCTCCCTACGTGGAGGCTCTGGACCTCGCCAG ctgctccacttccccGTCTGGACCAGCAAACCCTGCCCGTGGCGGGCCAGTGGCGCCGTCCACATGTTGCAAGACGATCTGGGCGGCAGAAGGACAAGAGTACGAGGAAGACGAGGATGGGGTGGAACGCTCGCCCACTCCTGAGATGGTCAGCAGACCGCTTCACAGAACACATTTGGATGTCACCACACCTGCCACTG CAGGGGGTGCCATCCTGGTGGGCAGGTCCAGTTCAGAAGAAGCTTTTCAG AGGCGTGGCGCTAGTGTTTCCACAGCAATGGACAAAGCGAACGCCGGGCTTATGCCAAAGGGGGTGTTGTGTCCTTGTAGCCCCGCCCTCCTCCACCGGCCCTCTTCTGCTGCGAAGTGTCGACCAATCCTGTCCAGGCTGAGCCCGGCGGCCCCGCCACCGATGCACGTCATCCGAGGACGGCTGAGACATGCTGAGTTCCAACACAACG GTGAGCTTGGTCTGAGGTTCCACTCGCACCAAGGTTTCGGAAGCAACTTTCATCCTGACGAAG ACGAGCGTCTGCGGGTGATGTCGAGCCGCTCGGCGGCGGCGTGTTCGGCGGCGGTGGCCATGCTGGAGCGCGCGCAGACGAGGGGTCGGGAATTCTGGGGGAAGAGCTGA